A region from the Candidatus Electrothrix scaldis genome encodes:
- a CDS encoding glycosyltransferase family 4 protein, with protein MKIIFFANTDWYLYNFRLGLARSLREQEAEVLMISPPGEYGEQLQAEGFRWIPLPMNRRSLNPFREIQLLYHICSIYKHEQPDMVHSFTIKSVVYGSLAAQFAGIKKRIHAVTGLGHVFISQSLRARLLRPLVKSLLRLALRGKESRLILQNSDDRDLFLQHKLVSSERITIIRGSGVDTQRFAPVQRKQKGKFRVLLAARLLWEKGIREYIEAAQFLSHRRDELEFLLAGAADPGNPSAVPEQDIRNWHRDGLITALGHVENMQELMSRVDLMVLPSWREGTPRGLLEAAAMGLPIITTDAPGCREVVEHEENGFLVPVRDAAALAEKIEYLLDNPATCLDFGKAGRDKVEKEFAQEIVFRQTWDVYGSLEIS; from the coding sequence ATGAAGATTATTTTCTTTGCCAATACAGACTGGTATCTCTATAACTTTCGCCTCGGATTAGCCCGTTCTCTTCGTGAGCAAGAAGCTGAGGTCCTTATGATCTCACCTCCAGGTGAGTACGGTGAGCAACTTCAGGCTGAAGGATTTCGCTGGATTCCCCTGCCTATGAATCGTCGCAGCCTTAATCCCTTCCGTGAGATCCAATTGCTTTACCATATTTGTTCAATATATAAGCACGAACAACCTGACATGGTGCATAGTTTCACTATAAAATCTGTGGTGTATGGTTCTCTTGCTGCGCAGTTTGCTGGAATAAAAAAAAGAATTCATGCTGTTACTGGGTTGGGCCATGTCTTTATTAGTCAATCTTTGCGAGCACGTCTTCTTCGTCCTTTGGTTAAGAGTTTATTGCGATTGGCCTTGCGAGGTAAGGAGAGTCGTTTGATCCTCCAAAATTCTGATGACAGAGATCTATTTTTACAACATAAGCTGGTGAGCTCTGAGCGAATTACCATAATTCGAGGGTCTGGTGTTGATACCCAGCGTTTTGCTCCGGTACAGAGAAAACAAAAAGGCAAGTTTCGGGTTCTGCTGGCGGCACGTCTGCTTTGGGAAAAGGGCATCAGGGAGTATATTGAGGCGGCGCAGTTCCTATCTCATCGAAGGGATGAGCTGGAGTTCCTCCTTGCTGGGGCTGCTGACCCTGGAAATCCCAGTGCCGTACCAGAGCAGGATATAAGAAACTGGCACAGAGATGGTCTTATAACAGCACTTGGACATGTAGAAAATATGCAGGAGTTGATGAGCAGGGTGGATCTTATGGTTCTCCCGAGCTGGCGGGAAGGAACTCCGCGTGGCCTGTTAGAAGCCGCTGCTATGGGGCTGCCCATTATTACCACTGATGCGCCTGGGTGCCGGGAAGTCGTGGAACATGAAGAAAATGGCTTCCTCGTGCCGGTGAGGGATGCTGCGGCTTTGGCGGAAAAAATTGAATATCTTTTGGATAATCCGGCTACCTGTCTTGATTTTGGCAAGGCAGGTCGGGATAAGGTAGAGAAAGAGTTTGCTCAGGAGATCGTTTTTCGTCAGACTTGGGATGTCTATGGTTCTCTTGAGATTTCTTGA